In Betaproteobacteria bacterium, the sequence AGTTGCTTGAGCAGGGGGCCACTGTGACGTGTGTCCTCGGCGGCAATCCAGGGCACGGTGCGCAGGACTTCTTCGGCACGACGGGTCAAATCGGCAAGATTCCCGAGCGGGGTCGGGACGACATACAATGCGGCGGATTCTTCCGTCATTTTTCTCAGCATGCAGGCAAAGACCAACGATACCACCACCACGCGCGGCCGCGAAGCCGAAGAGCGGGCTGGCCGTTATCTCGAATCCCGCGGTCAACGGGTAATTTCGCGAAATTTTCGAATTCGTGGCGGCGAAATCGACCTCATCTGTCGCGATGGCAAGGTGCTCGTTTTCGTTGAAGTGCGCCAGCGCAGTCGCAGCGACTTCGGCGGGGCCGGGGCGAGTATCACAGCCAGCAAGCGCCGCCGCATCGTACTGGCCGCCCAACATTACCTGCTCGGAAAACCCGACTGCGATTGCCGTTTCGATTGCATCCTGATTGATGGCGAGCAACTGGAATGGATCAAGAATGCGTTTGCTGCTGACGATTAGTCTGGCACTCTGGCTGACAGCCGTACACGCCGAAAGTGTGCGCGTGCTTGTGCAGAATTCGCCGTTGGCCGGTAGCCAGTATTACGCATTAGGCGACTTCTGGACGGAAATCAAGGTTGGCGATCCGTTGGTACTGATCCGCGAACCGGACAACAGACACGACCGCAACGCGATCCGCGTTGAATGGCGCGGCAATAAACTGGGTTACGTACCACGCGCGCAAAATCGTGCCGTAGCTGGTGCCATGGATGCCGGCGACGCCCTGACGGCTCGCGTGTCGTCACTAAGCGACAATAAAAATCCATGGCAACGACTGGCATTCGAAGTCTTCGCCGAGCTGTGAGGTAGAATGCTTTTACTTATAGCCCCAACCCCTTGAACAATATGGATTTGATCGCTCGCGTTGCCAAGCACTTTGAGGACAGCGCCCACACCAAGCTGAACGCCATCGAAATGATGGCTGCCCCCATCGCCGCCGCCATCGAGACAATGACCAATTGCCTGATCAACGGCGGCAAGATTCTCGCCTGCGGCAACGGCGGCTCAGCGGGAGACGCTCAGCATTTCTCCGCGGAACTGATCGGGCGTTTTGAAGCCGAGCGCCAGGAACTGGCTGCCATTGCACTGACGACCGATACCTCGATCATCAC encodes:
- a CDS encoding YraN family protein, with protein sequence MQAKTNDTTTTRGREAEERAGRYLESRGQRVISRNFRIRGGEIDLICRDGKVLVFVEVRQRSRSDFGGAGASITASKRRRIVLAAQHYLLGKPDCDCRFDCILIDGEQLEWIKNAFAADD
- a CDS encoding HIRAN domain-containing protein, whose amino-acid sequence is MRLLLTISLALWLTAVHAESVRVLVQNSPLAGSQYYALGDFWTEIKVGDPLVLIREPDNRHDRNAIRVEWRGNKLGYVPRAQNRAVAGAMDAGDALTARVSSLSDNKNPWQRLAFEVFAEL